The stretch of DNA GTGAGAGCACTAAGAAAAAAGATTAATTTTGCTAAAATACTAAAGAAAAATAATTCTACTGAGGAAAAACAGGAAATGGAGAAGTAAACAGCTCAGTAACTGAGCATCATTAACATTCAGGGATCGGGATCACATGGCCCGGTTTTTCCAAACCAGGTGAAGCAACGAACAAATCCAAGATCAAGAGAAGATCGCAACAAGAACTACTCATGCACATGCACGCCGGCGCCGTGGCGGGACGATCGCTTCCTCCACGGATTCTTACAACAGGCTGCCTGCCGCGGCGAGAACCAGCGCGGCCAAGCTCCACCCGGCGACcctggcgccgccggccgcggcgccggAGGGCGCCGAGTCGGCTGAGCCAGCGGGCGCCTCAGCCACGGAGCCCCCCTTGGCTGGCTTCTTggtgggcgcgggcggcgcggacgaCGGGGGCTTCACGCCGAACAGGTCGTTGGGCAGGAGCACCTTGTCGACGGAGTAGACCGCGAGCGGCTGCGTGTCGCGCAGCGCGGTGCCGACCCTGGTGGCGACGAGCCCCGTAGAGACGTTCACCTGGTTGTTGCTGTCGGCGGTGATGTTGAGCGTGTAGGGCCCGTCGGAGCCGGACGCCTGGGTGCGGACGGGGTTGCTGGCGGTCTCGAAGGAGTCCAGCGAGTAGAACTGCGGGAGGATGTGGTACTGCACGAGCGACACCTGCTCCTGCTGCGACAGCTTGTTGAGCGTGCCGGGCTTGAGGCTGTTGAAGGCGTTGTCGGTGGGCGCGAACACGGTGTAGCCGCTGCCGAAGGAGTTGTTCAGCTGGCCGTTGAGCTGCGTGTCCTGCTGCGTCGCCTTCATCAGCCGGATGAAGGTCGCGTACTGCCCGCCCTTCTCCAGGATAGCCGTCACGTTCGGCGGGCCCTTGGGCGCCGCCGGGCCGGGCGCCTGGCACAGCACCGCCGGCACCGCCAGCGCcaggaacgccgccgccaggaggcTTCTCGCCGCCATTGATGAGGATGAGGTGGGAGGGGCGATGCTCACAGCTCACTCCACCACTGTTAACTGCAGGCAGGGATCGAGATGATGGTGTCGACGGCGATATATAATAGGCGCGGCGCGGATCGATAGGAGTTGTCAGCATGTGGGAGGGGAACAGTCTGGCAGGGGAGCCCGGTTTTGACCGGATGGTTCGGTGATCTGATAGTGGAGGCGCACGGAATCACAGATGGGGGAGGATTAGTTAAGAGCAAATTGCAAGTACGGTTTCAGGTTGTTTAATCTCCTCCTTCAAAGTTCAGCTGTCGCTCAAGATGCAGATCGGATTTGCGCTTAGTTAAGTGTGGGCCAGATCGGTTTCAAAGTCTTACATTGATTCCGATTTAATATCAGCGGAGAGTTTTCTTTCACGGAACATGAAATTTGGTGGCGCTGATGGGGGGCTACATCGTCAAACTTTTGCTGATGGTTTGCCAATTCGTCTTGCCTTGACAAAAACAGCACTGCATCGTGCCGCTCATGGCATAAAAGGAAGAGTCTCACTGTGTGCTGCTGATCAACCCCCTGCGTTTCTGAAATGCAATCACATGGACCAATCAACGGTCCTCTGCAGGACACTGCATGACAACCGTATGATCCATCAGAAACGAGCACATCACTGTGCGATGGGATAAGCAGAAAAAGACCCCTATCTATATTCAGCATTCCTCAGTTTTTCCCCCttctctgaagtctgaacaacGGTCACCTAACAATGCACAGCTTTGCTTTAAGACCGCAGCCAGATTCAGAAACCCATTCGTGCTTGCACGACTCCAAATTGCCACCGGGAGCACGCCGGAACTCAACTCGGTTGTACTACCTGTCGGACAATTCAATTTCGTGCCTGCCCACCAACGTATGCCGTTGGTCGTTCCACCGACAAGAAATGCGTGCTCGCCGGTCATCTACTAAGGGGGCGGAGCCACACCGTGATGCGCGTGCTGCAGCACGGACCCAGCCCAATTTATCCCGTACAAATCTCTATATTAATTAGGTCTAAAATAATATTATTAAGCATAATTTTAATTATTTTAGCACTTATCCATTGGTTAAGCCCGGGCTGGGCAGCCTTTCTTGCTCCAACCCTGATCTACTATACTGTACTATCTGTAGAATGAAGGGAAATCCAGGCGCATAAGTGACCAAGAAAGTGTTTGCCAATGTGTGCCATGATTGAGCACACACATAATCAAAGGGATTAACAGGATGTACAGGATCGTACTCTACTTCGAACTACAATATCAGGGTTTGTTTGAGCTGCAAGCGATCTAGTTGGGGGCATCTCGGCCGTGCTTTCTCGCAATCCCAAAGGTCTCGGATCCTGCTTTTTATATTGTTCGATCACGTTGGCAAGAATCTCCCTCAGCAGCCAGCATAAGCGGACGGTGCTGACCGGAATGCATAGCTGCTCTGCTATGCTCAAGAGTCTCCCGATGATGCTTCACAGAAGATAAATAGAAGAAATGCCAGGTGGTCATGCTGTTGGGGACCCCCGCCGAGAGTCCATAATGGCAGGGCCGTTGCCCAACGGCAATATCTGTTTGATCTCGTCGCGTGACCCCCACAAGTTATGAGTGCTGCCGAGAAAACCCGTTCCGGATCCAAAGCAACTCGATCCCACAAAACCAACGGGAAATTCTATTGGCGCGCTGGGATTTCGTGACCACAAAACTGCAAGTCCGATCGCCCCTTCCAAGGCTAAAAAGAACAGCATGTGGGCTTCGCTTCCTGCGAGATCTCTTCTTGACCTGGGTAAACTACAACAATAGACAAACATTTGTGTTCTGAACTTGGTCAGACGAAGCAGCGTTTGATTGTTTCTACCCGACCATGTGATTTTCAGGTTACAATACGAGCAAACGACAAGGGCGGAAAGTATCCGTTGCCTTGGCAGTGCAGGAATACAGGGGCCGTTCCTGATGCCACTAGTATGTTATGCGTTGGTAACTGGACGAAACATTTCGTCCAGTTACTACATCGTCACGATCACTGAACTGCACGGATTTATAAATATTTGCTTGGATCAGGCACGCATACGAATCCGGCCTATCTGAATGTTAGGTTATTCAAAGCTGCTGGCGCGAGGTAGCTAGGGCATCACTGTAGCAGCATTTGCTGTGCCTGGCCGTGCAAGTTGCGAGTTAGCTGACCCCACGGCGAAGGAGGGGCGCCAAATTGGCCGGCATATATTCACGTGCCAAGTTGCGCTAGACCTGCCATGTGCTATGATTCTGTCTTCAGAAGGACTTTGCTCAATCAGTGAGGTTTAGTAGTATGTGCAGTACAGTACTGAAGAACTTCAGATTGATCATCCCTTTGTCCGAAGCTTCAGATGAGCCCCTGCTCGTTAACTGTGCTACTAGCACTTCATCAACCCTTATCGATGGCTTCTCTTTTTCGGAATAAGAATGATGCCCTTTTCTATCGGTTCAGCTCTGTAAAAGGCAAGCATCTAGCCTGACCTGAAAGGCTCCGCCAGCATGTCACTGGCGTGCCTTTCGTCTGCGTGAAGCGGCAGCTAAGCTCCTCTGATCGACTTCTGTGTGGTTTCAGTGAAGACGAAGAGGTTTTGTGGATGGGCACAAGAATTGCCTGGTGTTTGCGATTCATCCGCAGGCTGCTGGAATGGAGCCTGCTTGTGCGTTGTCATGGAGGCATGGAGACCCCACGGCATGTTCACCAACAGGAGGAGATCGCTTATCCTAGCTGGGGCAGCTTGATCCATATGCCTGCAGCCTTGCAGGCAATGTTTCCAGGCCAGGCTTGCCGCGAGCAGGATCAGGTGGCCGGTCACATGAATGCCACGTCAGTTCTGAACGTTCAGATCCAAGGTCCAGGTAGCAGCTGGTACGGCTCTCGACCTATAAATATGATTGATCCATTCATCAGCGCCGGAATGACTTCAATTCCTCTGGTCAGAATTATTGTCTACTGTTCTTTAGCAGGAGGACCATTTCTAGGTCTCCTACAGGTCACTGACTCGCACGGCTAGACAAGGGCCCTTCCCGGCGTAAAAACGTAAAAAAACCGTAAACGCAAAGATGCCAAatgaatcttgctaatttgaagtactaaatgaagtctatttacaaaactttttgcatggatgggctgtaaatcgcgagacgaatctaatgagcctacttaatccatattttgcaacagtaatgctacagtaaccatccgctaattattgcttaatcatagattaattagcatcattagattcgtctcgcgatttacaacccatctgtgcaaaaagttttgtaaatagacttcatttagtacttcaaattgacaagatttttttgaaatttttttttttgccttttTGCGCCCTGATCTAAACAGGCCTAAGATAAAGTTTCGTCCCTCTTGCAAAAAGGCGCAGGACTCTGAATGCCCTTGAGTATTGACTTGTTAAGGCTGTTAGTATGGACTTCGATCCAAATCTTCAGAATTCTGTTTAATTTGTCTGAAACATAATTAGTTCAAATTTGGACTGATTATCGAAAGCGGCACCTCTCTCCCAAACCATTAGTGTACTTTGTTTACTAGGATTTTCCGAATTGTTTACAttaaaaaaatgaaaaataGAGGGTCCAATTTTCTTCAAATATTATTGAGGGTTAATGCAATTTATCCCAAAATTCGAGGGGTTATGATAATAAAATGATAAAATATCCAAAGAAACAACTTTTTGTTGGAAGAATTCAAATAATCCTGAACGTATTCCAACATGGCTGATAGTATCCAGCCCACTGACAACTAACCACAAGACGGCCCTCTCTCGAGTCCGTTACTCAGTTTGCTTCTACCCGGCCAGGCGCCCACTTCCCTCCATTCCCACGCGAAGCAGAAAAAAGGCGCGGGAGTTCGACAGAAATCGCCGCCGGAGATGTCGTCGGTGACCACGAAGCTTTCCaacaccgccgccatcgccTCATCGGAAGTGCAGGCCCTCGTCGCGGTAAGATCCCTCCGGCCTCCGCAGCCCATCTCTCTATCGCGGCTCGCGGGCACCAACTCCCCCTCTTCGGTCGCGCCCCGCAAGACCCTAACCCTCCGTCGATTCCCCAACCCGCAGGATATGCGCAAGGCTCTCGGCAGCATGAAGTCCCTCGCCGTCGAGTACGAGAGGGACGGCAAGTCCGATAAGGCAAGGGCACACGAGCGTTCCCCCATTTTAATCCCCATCTCACCTCACCTATAAACCCCTAACATCCCAACCGCATGAGATTGTTCATTTCAGGTGCAGAAGCTTGAGGAAATGGTGCTGGAGATGGTGGCTTCGTACGAGGACTGCACGGCCTTGACCCAGGCGATTAAGGCGGTGCCTGAGGTGTACCAGCCCTCTGATCAGGTAGGGGTGCTACCTGCCGTCCGGATTGAAGCAATTTAGGGCACTTGACATTGGAGCAATTTTGTCTaaatcttttgtctttgttgtTTTGGTGCGGTCTCCAATTGAAGTCAACGGATTTCAAAACATTGATTGAGGCGGAGGTAAACAAGATCAAGGAAGCCTCATCAGCATCAGAACAGAACCACCCGCTCTTTCGACAGTTCAGGGAGTCTGTTTGGGTATGTACTGTTCACTGATCATTTGATGATCATTCGGGATTGTACATTTTACCTGTGCTCTAGGTGCTCAAGTATAATCGGCAATGGGTAAAAAGTGAATTTGAAAATACCAGCTTCCTAGAATGAATTTCAGTTGGGTTAcatttggaaaaaaaaatgaCATGTTTGTGTGTACTTGCAAGATGTGTGATCTTCTTTGTCTTCTGTTGTCCTCTGCAGAATGTTCATCATGCAGGTCAGCCAATGCCTGGTGAGGAACAGGAGGACATTGTCATGACTAGCACCCAGATGAGCATCTTAAACGTCACATGTCCATTAACTGGGAAACCAGTGATTGAGTTGGTAGATCCAGTTCGCTGGTATGAGTACAATTTTCTTTTGTAACCTTTTGAATATTCTTAGTGGTTTTTCGGCTCAATAACCGAAAATTGAGCAGTATACTGTTCAACCTGATAAAAAACGACTGAAGCTTTTAGACTCTGTCATGATAAAAGAGAATGATTGGCGACAATTTTATTTTCAACTGATAAAAATGGAATGAAAATTGTAGGCACAAGAAACATGATCCCACTGCACTTTGAATTATGTTTAATTGTTCATTGAGTATACAATTTTCTTGTAAGCACTTTGAATTATGTTTAGTTGTTTATTGAGTACTACAATTTCTCTTGTATCCTTTTGATGACTTACTGAAATCACAAATCAGGATTACCTCAATGATATGGCATTAATGTCAGCTCTATGATTTGTACTCAGCGTTAAAATCCTTGTTGTCACTATTAGTTTGCGATTGTCAATAACATACAGTTTTCGACGCCAGATGTCCGGTGCTACTTGTACAACCCTCTCTGCTAACCTGACATTGAGACATAGCCCAAAAGTAATAATATCCCTTCTGTCACAAAGACATAAGTTGATACAACTCTGAGCCATTGTGACTGGTAAATCTTCAATTACCCTGACTGAACTAATGAATAGAGGGGATTTTTAGTTAGGCGTTTAAAATGTTTCAGTTTGGTATACATGTAGATCTAATTCATTGCCCTGACTGAACTCATGATGGTCTCTTATGCAGTGTGGATTGCAGGCACATATATGAAAAGGGCCCAGTAATGCATTATATAAGGTCCAAAAAACCACCACAGTGTCCTATTGCAGGTACATCGCTGCTCTCTGCCCATTCCTTGCTGCCTCCTTTTCATGAGGTGCTCACTTTGATTTTCTTCTTCAATCAGGCTGTCCCAGAGTCTTACAGATAGGGAAGGTTATCTGTGATCCCCTCCTCCGCATTGAAATCGATGAGCTGCGTTCATCAGAGCCTGCTGTTCCAAATGCGACAAATATAGAGGACTTTACCGATCTacttgatgaagatgatgaatgAGGAGCGTCTGGTAAAGGATGGTGTCTGTCATTATTGTGTAGGAGGATAAGGTTTAGTACGT from Panicum hallii strain FIL2 chromosome 3, PHallii_v3.1, whole genome shotgun sequence encodes:
- the LOC112886319 gene encoding fasciclin-like arabinogalactan protein 11, producing MAARSLLAAAFLALAVPAVLCQAPGPAAPKGPPNVTAILEKGGQYATFIRLMKATQQDTQLNGQLNNSFGSGYTVFAPTDNAFNSLKPGTLNKLSQQEQVSLVQYHILPQFYSLDSFETASNPVRTQASGSDGPYTLNITADSNNQVNVSTGLVATRVGTALRDTQPLAVYSVDKVLLPNDLFGVKPPSSAPPAPTKKPAKGGSVAEAPAGSADSAPSGAAAGGARVAGWSLAALVLAAAGSLL
- the LOC112885749 gene encoding E3 SUMO-protein ligase MMS21, which encodes MSSVTTKLSNTAAIASSEVQALVADMRKALGSMKSLAVEYERDGKSDKVQKLEEMVLEMVASYEDCTALTQAIKAVPEVYQPSDQSTDFKTLIEAEVNKIKEASSASEQNHPLFRQFRESVWNVHHAGQPMPGEEQEDIVMTSTQMSILNVTCPLTGKPVIELVDPVRCVDCRHIYEKGPVMHYIRSKKPPQCPIAGCPRVLQIGKVICDPLLRIEIDELRSSEPAVPNATNIEDFTDLLDEDDE